One region of Streptomyces sp. NBC_00442 genomic DNA includes:
- a CDS encoding dienelactone hydrolase family protein produces MNIMLFHSVYGLRPAVQEAAERLRAAGHEVHVPDLYEGRTAETVEEGAGLKDEIGKEELLKRAILAAAPYSERGLVYAGFSLGGSIAQTLALGDDKARGLLLLHGTSDMAENTAVDELPVQLHVADPDPFESADWLNSWYLQMRRAGADVEIYRYPGAGHLYTDPRLPDYDEASAEQTWRTALGFLDSLA; encoded by the coding sequence ATGAACATCATGCTTTTCCATTCGGTCTACGGTCTGCGGCCCGCCGTACAGGAGGCGGCCGAGCGGCTGCGGGCCGCCGGCCACGAGGTGCACGTCCCCGACCTGTACGAAGGACGCACCGCTGAGACCGTCGAGGAGGGCGCGGGGCTCAAGGACGAGATCGGCAAGGAGGAGCTCCTGAAACGAGCCATTCTGGCCGCGGCGCCCTACTCGGAGCGCGGACTCGTCTACGCGGGGTTCTCGCTCGGCGGGTCCATCGCCCAGACCCTGGCTCTCGGCGACGACAAGGCCCGCGGTCTGCTGCTGCTCCACGGCACCTCGGACATGGCGGAGAACACGGCCGTGGACGAGCTGCCCGTCCAGCTGCACGTCGCCGACCCCGACCCGTTCGAGTCGGCGGACTGGCTCAACTCCTGGTACCTGCAGATGCGGCGGGCCGGGGCCGACGTGGAGATCTACCGCTACCCGGGCGCGGGCCACCTCTACACCGACCCGCGGCTGCCGGACTACGACGAGGCGTCCGCGGAGCAGACCTGGCGCACCGCGCTCGGCTTCCTCGACAGCCTGGCATAG
- a CDS encoding TraR/DksA family transcriptional regulator, with amino-acid sequence MVAKKTAVETTTASRKTSATRAAAGATTDSAAKDAKGGKTAVAKKATARKTVRKTAAKDTAAQDTAAQAAPVTGAADAVAGTAAEAEPAKKAPSKRATAKKTAARKATGTASAASDKATDKKAPAKRAGAGAGKAATAAEGAAAAAEETGADKVVAKKTAGGATAARTAAASAVPTARAVATAAPGELPVRPGEDPWTPEEVAEARTELSSEVLRLRTEIESSEAALAGLMRDSGDGAGDDDADTGTKNITREHEMALAANARETLEQTEHALERLDAGTYGYCEVCGNPIGKARMQAFPRATLCVEDKQKQERRG; translated from the coding sequence ATGGTGGCGAAGAAGACCGCCGTAGAGACCACAACGGCGTCGAGGAAGACCAGTGCCACACGTGCTGCCGCAGGTGCCACCACGGACTCGGCGGCCAAGGACGCGAAGGGCGGGAAGACCGCCGTCGCCAAGAAGGCGACGGCCAGGAAGACGGTGAGGAAGACGGCGGCCAAGGACACGGCGGCCCAGGACACGGCGGCCCAGGCGGCGCCGGTCACGGGGGCGGCCGACGCCGTCGCCGGCACGGCAGCCGAGGCGGAGCCCGCCAAGAAGGCTCCGTCGAAGAGGGCCACCGCCAAGAAGACCGCGGCCCGCAAGGCAACCGGGACGGCGTCCGCCGCGTCCGACAAGGCGACCGACAAGAAGGCGCCGGCGAAGCGGGCCGGGGCGGGCGCCGGGAAGGCCGCGACCGCGGCCGAGGGGGCGGCTGCGGCCGCGGAAGAGACGGGAGCCGACAAGGTGGTTGCGAAGAAGACTGCGGGCGGGGCAACGGCGGCCAGAACCGCCGCGGCGTCGGCGGTGCCGACGGCCCGTGCTGTGGCCACGGCCGCCCCGGGTGAGCTTCCGGTCCGGCCGGGCGAGGACCCGTGGACGCCGGAGGAGGTCGCCGAGGCCCGCACCGAGCTGTCCAGCGAGGTGCTGCGCCTGCGCACGGAGATCGAGTCCTCGGAGGCGGCGCTGGCCGGCCTGATGCGCGACTCGGGCGACGGAGCGGGCGACGACGACGCCGACACCGGCACCAAGAACATCACCCGCGAACACGAGATGGCGCTCGCCGCCAACGCGCGCGAGACCCTGGAGCAGACCGAGCACGCCCTGGAGCGGCTCGACGCCGGGACGTACGGGTACTGCGAGGTCTGCGGAAACCCGATCGGCAAGGCCAGGATGCAGGCGTTCCCGCGGGCCACGCTCTGCGTGGAGGACAAGCAGAAGCAGGAAAGGCGGGGCTGA
- a CDS encoding GNAT family N-acetyltransferase, which translates to MTAFTVRVAEGPADREACFAVRRAVFVVEQQVPEDVEYDAYDATALHVLAVGADGPLGTGRLLYGPRALARTGSAQVGSLGRLAVTGAARGLGVGAALVRAIEAAAAERGLSAVDLHAQTHALGFYERLGYEAYGPEFPDAGIEHRAMRRTLAQRSA; encoded by the coding sequence ATGACCGCGTTCACCGTCCGCGTCGCCGAGGGACCGGCCGACCGCGAGGCCTGCTTCGCGGTGCGCCGCGCCGTCTTCGTCGTCGAGCAGCAGGTCCCCGAGGACGTGGAGTACGACGCCTACGACGCGACGGCGCTGCACGTGCTGGCCGTCGGAGCGGACGGGCCGCTGGGCACCGGCCGCCTCCTGTACGGCCCGCGGGCGCTCGCCAGGACCGGCTCGGCGCAGGTCGGCTCGCTCGGCCGGCTCGCGGTCACCGGGGCGGCCCGGGGGCTCGGCGTCGGCGCCGCCCTGGTGCGCGCCATCGAGGCGGCCGCCGCCGAGCGCGGCCTGAGCGCGGTCGACCTGCACGCGCAGACCCATGCGCTGGGCTTCTACGAGCGGCTCGGGTACGAGGCGTACGGCCCGGAGTTCCCCGACGCGGGGATCGAGCACCGGGCGATGCGGCGGACCCTGGCCCAGCGCTCCGCCTGA
- a CDS encoding DUF2252 domain-containing protein codes for MSAPQPSAQTRGEEILAVFETAFGRLLAADPAAFQVKFRRMAASAFAFYRGTACLFYSDLEKERHGGPYLDEQTGRVWIHGDLHAENFGTYMDANGRLIFNVNDFDEAYVGPFTWDLKRLAASLALIGYTKAFSDEQITSLVRTCAAAYRERVRALASGAKEDEVPPFTLDTAEGPLLGALRDARARTRFALLDSMTEIREHERRFTEDDGSIELDAATRYKVLAAFDGYLETLPEESLVRPDSYRVKDVVGRRGIGIGSAGLPSYNILLEGHSDALENDVVIYIKQAQTPAVSRHITDPAVRGYFQHEGHRTVISQRALQAAADPWLGWTELDGAGQLVAEVSPYAVDLDWSDIDDPAEIAAVVADLGRATATMHAAADDESGHSELVPFSTERAIDAAIAADEEGFADLLVEFAHAYGARARADHQIFVDLFRNGRIPGL; via the coding sequence ATGTCGGCCCCGCAGCCCAGCGCCCAGACGCGCGGCGAAGAGATACTCGCCGTTTTCGAGACGGCGTTCGGCCGGCTCCTGGCCGCCGACCCGGCCGCCTTCCAGGTCAAGTTCCGCAGGATGGCCGCCTCGGCCTTCGCCTTCTACCGGGGCACGGCCTGCCTGTTCTACTCCGACCTGGAAAAGGAACGGCACGGCGGTCCCTACCTGGACGAGCAGACCGGCCGGGTCTGGATCCACGGCGACCTGCACGCCGAGAACTTCGGCACGTACATGGACGCCAACGGCCGGCTGATCTTCAACGTCAACGACTTCGACGAGGCGTACGTGGGCCCCTTCACCTGGGACCTGAAGCGGCTCGCGGCCTCGCTGGCGCTGATCGGCTACACCAAGGCGTTCAGCGACGAGCAGATCACCTCCCTGGTGCGCACCTGCGCGGCCGCCTACCGCGAGCGGGTCCGCGCGCTCGCCTCGGGTGCCAAGGAGGACGAGGTCCCGCCCTTCACCCTGGACACGGCCGAGGGCCCGCTGCTGGGCGCGTTGCGCGACGCCCGCGCACGGACCCGGTTCGCGCTGCTCGACTCGATGACCGAGATCCGGGAGCACGAGCGCCGGTTCACCGAGGACGACGGCTCGATCGAGCTGGACGCGGCGACCCGGTACAAGGTGCTCGCGGCCTTCGACGGCTATCTGGAGACGCTGCCCGAGGAGAGCCTGGTGCGCCCCGACTCCTACCGCGTCAAGGACGTGGTCGGGCGGCGCGGCATCGGGATCGGCTCGGCCGGTCTGCCCTCGTACAACATCCTGCTCGAAGGGCACAGCGACGCCCTGGAGAACGACGTGGTGATCTACATCAAGCAGGCGCAGACCCCGGCCGTCTCGCGGCACATCACGGACCCGGCGGTGCGCGGCTACTTCCAGCACGAGGGGCACCGCACGGTGATCTCGCAGCGGGCGCTCCAGGCCGCGGCCGACCCGTGGCTCGGCTGGACCGAGCTGGACGGCGCGGGCCAGCTGGTCGCCGAGGTCTCGCCGTACGCGGTGGACCTGGACTGGTCGGACATCGACGACCCGGCCGAGATCGCGGCGGTCGTCGCCGACCTCGGCCGGGCCACGGCCACGATGCACGCGGCGGCGGACGACGAGAGCGGCCACTCCGAGCTGGTGCCGTTCTCCACGGAGCGCGCCATCGACGCGGCGATCGCCGCCGACGAGGAGGGCTTCGCGGACCTGCTCGTCGAGTTCGCGCACGCCTACGGGGCGCGGGCGCGGGCGGATCACCAGATCTTCGTCGACCTGTTCCGCAACGGGCGGATCCCGGGCCTCTAG
- the lspA gene encoding signal peptidase II produces the protein MAEAERIIGTPDAEGADEQAAPSEQPKGKRKIPVLFAVAAFAYLLDLGSKMLVVARLEHHEPIGIVGDLLQLNAIRNPGAAFGIGAAFTVIFTIIAATVILVIVRLARKLYSTPWAFALGLLLGGALGNLTDRIFRSPGIFEGWVVDFIAPKGFAVFNLADSAIVCGGILIVILSFRGLDPDGTVHKD, from the coding sequence GTGGCAGAGGCGGAGCGCATCATCGGTACGCCGGATGCGGAGGGGGCCGACGAACAGGCGGCACCCTCCGAGCAGCCGAAGGGCAAGCGGAAGATCCCCGTGCTGTTCGCGGTGGCCGCCTTCGCCTACCTTCTGGACCTCGGCAGCAAGATGCTCGTGGTGGCCAGGCTGGAGCACCACGAGCCGATCGGGATCGTGGGTGATCTGCTGCAGCTGAACGCGATCCGCAACCCGGGGGCCGCCTTCGGGATCGGCGCGGCGTTCACCGTGATCTTCACGATCATCGCGGCGACCGTGATCCTGGTGATCGTGCGGCTCGCGCGCAAGCTCTACAGCACGCCCTGGGCGTTCGCGCTCGGCCTGCTGCTCGGCGGTGCGCTCGGCAATCTCACCGACCGGATCTTCCGTTCGCCCGGGATCTTCGAGGGCTGGGTCGTCGACTTCATCGCGCCCAAGGGCTTCGCGGTCTTCAACCTCGCGGACTCGGCGATCGTCTGCGGCGGCATCCTGATCGTGATCCTCTCCTTCCGCGGCCTCGACCCGGACGGCACCGTCCACAAGGACTGA
- a CDS encoding thioredoxin domain-containing protein, with translation MSSRNSQANKAAARDRLRAEREREAKKAKTRRQVIVAVSVVAALAVVGGAGYLIKEAMKPSAWTAAKDKTLVKPANTTGSDGTTVVIGKADAKKTLQMYEDPRCPICSQFEQTVGPTVKKDVDAGKYKIQFFGATFIDNGSPGTGSKTALSALGAALNVSPEAFLDYKSALYSAKYHPEETEDKFKSRDYLIEIADTVPALKGNAAFQKSVKDGTYDKWALTMSDKFNSSGVQGTPTLKMDGKKITDGQSDNAPMDAATYTAALDKALKG, from the coding sequence ATGAGTTCCCGCAACAGCCAGGCCAACAAGGCTGCCGCCCGCGATCGGTTGCGAGCGGAGCGCGAGCGCGAGGCGAAGAAGGCGAAGACCCGCCGCCAGGTCATCGTGGCCGTGTCCGTCGTCGCCGCCCTCGCCGTCGTGGGTGGCGCCGGCTACCTGATCAAGGAGGCCATGAAGCCCTCCGCGTGGACGGCCGCCAAGGACAAGACGCTGGTGAAGCCCGCCAACACCACGGGCAGCGACGGCACGACCGTCGTCATCGGCAAGGCGGACGCCAAGAAGACCCTGCAGATGTACGAGGACCCGCGCTGCCCGATCTGCTCGCAGTTCGAGCAGACCGTCGGCCCGACGGTCAAGAAGGACGTCGACGCGGGCAAGTACAAGATCCAGTTCTTCGGCGCCACGTTCATCGACAACGGCAGCCCCGGTACCGGCTCCAAGACCGCCCTGAGCGCCCTCGGCGCCGCGCTGAACGTCAGCCCCGAGGCGTTCCTCGACTACAAGTCGGCGCTCTACTCGGCGAAGTACCACCCCGAGGAGACCGAGGACAAGTTCAAGAGCCGCGACTACCTGATCGAGATCGCGGACACCGTCCCGGCCCTCAAGGGCAACGCGGCCTTCCAGAAGTCCGTGAAGGACGGCACCTACGACAAGTGGGCGCTGACCATGTCGGACAAGTTCAACAGCAGCGGCGTCCAGGGCACGCCGACGCTGAAGATGGACGGCAAGAAGATCACCGACGGCCAGTCGGACAACGCCCCGATGGACGCGGCGACGTACACCGCGGCCCTCGACAAGGCCCTCAAGGGCTGA
- a CDS encoding Na+/H+ antiporter, with translation MDQLALLLVLLLGAVVTVPLGERLGLPAPVLMTLGGIAMALLPFVPNVEIEPEFILPLVLPPLLYASVQRTSWRQFTANLRPIFLLAVALVFVTTAAVAAVASSIVPGLPIAAAVALGALVAPPDPVAATAVAGSLGLPRRLVSILEGEGLFNDVTAIVLYHVAITAAVSGSFSWASAAGKLVLSAVVAVVVGLALGWLANKLMGLLGDPTLQIGLTLLVPFVGYVLAEEFGGSGVLAVLTVALFLAEHTMDADDVQGRLAGATFWQIVDTLVTGVAFGLIGLELHNVFGTATGNASHMFGWAAAVVGVVVGVRLLWLLPATWLAKRLHTKRDYDEEIPTSWRETIVMWWAGMRGVASVALALAIPLKTEDGAPFPGRDEIIFIAFAVIMTTLVFQGLTLPWLVKRLGVRADTDAERVLERDLAIRAAKAAKRRLKEIQDVEELPEEVMEQLHRRAYDVGARISPDMVDEERRASYAKRVERIRAVQRIQREMMSAARHEVLSARNEPGADPEIVDRVLRQLDVRSLR, from the coding sequence GTGGACCAGCTCGCCCTACTGCTCGTGCTCCTTCTCGGCGCGGTGGTGACGGTCCCCCTGGGCGAGCGCCTGGGGCTGCCCGCCCCGGTACTCATGACGCTCGGCGGGATCGCCATGGCGCTCCTGCCGTTCGTGCCGAACGTGGAGATCGAGCCCGAGTTCATCCTGCCGCTCGTGCTGCCGCCGCTGCTCTACGCGTCCGTACAGCGCACGTCCTGGCGGCAGTTCACCGCCAACCTCCGGCCGATCTTCCTGCTCGCCGTCGCGCTCGTCTTCGTGACCACGGCGGCCGTCGCGGCCGTCGCCAGTTCCATCGTGCCCGGCCTGCCGATCGCCGCCGCCGTCGCGCTCGGCGCGCTCGTGGCGCCGCCCGACCCGGTCGCCGCGACCGCGGTGGCGGGCTCGCTCGGGCTTCCGCGCCGCCTGGTGTCGATCCTGGAGGGCGAGGGCCTGTTCAACGACGTCACCGCGATCGTGCTGTACCACGTGGCGATCACGGCGGCCGTGAGCGGGAGCTTCTCCTGGGCGTCGGCCGCCGGCAAGCTCGTGCTGTCCGCCGTGGTCGCCGTCGTCGTGGGCCTCGCGCTCGGCTGGCTCGCCAACAAGCTGATGGGGCTGCTCGGCGACCCCACCCTGCAGATCGGTCTCACCCTCCTCGTCCCGTTCGTCGGCTACGTCCTGGCCGAGGAGTTCGGCGGCTCGGGCGTCCTCGCCGTCCTGACGGTGGCGCTGTTCCTCGCCGAGCACACGATGGACGCCGACGACGTGCAGGGCCGGCTCGCCGGGGCCACGTTCTGGCAGATCGTCGACACCCTGGTGACCGGCGTGGCCTTCGGCCTCATCGGGCTCGAACTCCACAACGTGTTCGGCACCGCGACCGGCAACGCGTCGCACATGTTCGGCTGGGCGGCGGCCGTGGTCGGCGTGGTCGTGGGCGTACGGCTGCTGTGGCTGCTCCCGGCGACCTGGCTCGCCAAACGGCTGCACACCAAACGCGACTACGACGAGGAGATCCCCACCTCGTGGCGGGAGACCATCGTCATGTGGTGGGCCGGGATGCGGGGCGTGGCCTCGGTGGCCCTGGCCCTCGCCATCCCGCTGAAGACCGAGGACGGCGCGCCCTTCCCCGGCCGGGACGAGATCATCTTCATCGCCTTCGCCGTGATCATGACCACCCTGGTCTTCCAGGGCCTCACCCTGCCCTGGCTGGTCAAACGGCTGGGCGTACGCGCGGACACGGATGCCGAGCGCGTCCTGGAGCGGGACCTCGCGATCCGCGCGGCGAAGGCCGCCAAGCGGCGTCTGAAGGAGATCCAGGACGTCGAGGAGCTGCCGGAGGAGGTCATGGAGCAGCTGCACCGCAGGGCGTACGACGTCGGTGCGAGGATCAGCCCCGACATGGTCGACGAGGAGCGGCGCGCGTCCTACGCGAAGCGGGTCGAGCGGATCCGGGCCGTGCAGCGCATCCAGCGCGAGATGATGTCCGCCGCCCGGCACGAGGTGCTGTCCGCCCGCAACGAGCCGGGCGCGGACCCGGAGATCGTCGACCGGGTGCTGCGCCAGCTGGACGTACGCAGCCTGCGGTGA
- a CDS encoding mechanosensitive ion channel family protein, with protein MENVLRPLIVIGGSVVLALVVGWLADRLLRRADARDRETPLWGLLRRCRIPLNLVMLTAILRGSYDEIKWKPVQEHDAGLGQFLTLVLIGASSWLVVRIATAVVESSYTRYAASTRDPARVRRVRTQVTLIQRVVSAIVIVVAIAAMLLTFPAMRAAGASLLASAGIVGIVAGVAAQSTLGNLFAGLQIAFGDMVRLGDTVVVDGEWGVVEEITLTFLAVRTWDERRLTMPVSYFTSKPFQNWSRGGVQMTGTVFFHLDHSAPLPLMRERLALILKECPAWDGRAFSLAVTDTTPSTIEVRAVVTAKDADDIWTVRVTVREQMVAWLYEEYPSALPRITTEARPPTPLTRPAIEDGRP; from the coding sequence ATGGAGAACGTACTGCGTCCGTTGATCGTCATCGGCGGCTCGGTCGTCCTCGCGCTCGTTGTGGGATGGCTCGCCGACCGACTGCTGCGCCGGGCCGACGCCCGGGACCGCGAGACCCCGCTGTGGGGACTGCTGCGCCGCTGCCGCATACCGCTCAACCTCGTCATGCTCACCGCGATCCTGCGCGGCTCCTACGACGAGATCAAGTGGAAGCCGGTGCAGGAACACGACGCCGGCCTCGGCCAGTTCCTGACACTGGTCCTGATCGGCGCCAGTTCCTGGCTCGTGGTGCGGATCGCCACGGCGGTCGTGGAGTCCTCGTACACGCGTTACGCCGCCTCGACGCGCGATCCCGCCCGGGTCCGCCGGGTCCGCACCCAGGTCACGCTCATCCAGCGGGTGGTCAGCGCGATCGTCATCGTGGTGGCGATCGCGGCGATGCTGCTCACCTTCCCGGCGATGCGGGCGGCGGGCGCCTCCCTGCTCGCCTCGGCCGGCATCGTGGGCATCGTCGCCGGTGTCGCCGCCCAGTCCACCCTCGGCAACCTCTTCGCCGGCCTTCAGATCGCCTTCGGCGACATGGTGCGGCTCGGCGACACGGTGGTGGTCGACGGCGAGTGGGGCGTGGTCGAGGAGATCACGCTGACCTTTCTCGCGGTGCGCACCTGGGACGAGCGCCGCCTGACCATGCCGGTGTCGTACTTCACCAGCAAGCCGTTCCAGAACTGGTCGCGCGGCGGCGTCCAGATGACCGGCACCGTCTTCTTCCACCTGGACCACTCGGCGCCGCTGCCCCTGATGCGCGAGCGGCTCGCCCTGATCCTCAAGGAGTGCCCCGCCTGGGACGGCCGGGCCTTCTCCCTGGCCGTCACCGACACCACGCCGTCCACCATCGAGGTGCGGGCCGTGGTGACCGCGAAGGACGCGGACGACATCTGGACGGTCCGCGTCACGGTCCGCGAGCAGATGGTGGCCTGGCTGTACGAGGAGTATCCGTCCGCGCTGCCGAGGATCACCACCGAGGCCCGGCCGCCGACTCCCCTCACCCGGCCGGCGATCGAGGACGGCCGCCCGTAG
- a CDS encoding RluA family pseudouridine synthase, with translation MSTIPEIRTLPVPDGLEGERVDAAISRMFGFSRTKAAELAAAGKVQVDGAVVGKSERVHGGAWLEVEMPQAAAPVQIVAEPVEGMEIVHDDDDIVVIMKPVGVAAHPSPGWTGTTVIGGLAAAGYRISTSGAAERQGIVHRLDVGTSGLMVVAKSERAYTSLKQQFRERVVDKRYHALVQGHPDPMSGTIDAPIGRHPNHDYKWAVTAEGKASVTHYDLIEAFRAASLLDIKLETGRTHQIRVHMSAHRHPCVGDLTYGADPTIAKRLKLTRQWLHAVRLGFEHPSDGQWVEFESVYPADLQYALDAIRAESE, from the coding sequence GTGAGTACGATTCCCGAGATCCGCACCCTGCCCGTTCCCGACGGCCTCGAAGGCGAGCGCGTCGACGCCGCCATCTCCCGCATGTTCGGGTTTTCCCGGACCAAGGCGGCCGAGCTTGCCGCGGCGGGGAAGGTGCAGGTCGACGGCGCCGTGGTCGGCAAGTCCGAGCGGGTGCACGGCGGGGCGTGGCTGGAGGTCGAGATGCCGCAGGCGGCGGCCCCCGTGCAGATCGTCGCCGAGCCCGTCGAGGGCATGGAGATCGTCCACGACGACGACGACATCGTCGTGATCATGAAGCCGGTGGGCGTCGCCGCCCACCCGAGCCCCGGCTGGACCGGTACCACCGTCATCGGCGGCCTCGCCGCGGCCGGCTACCGCATCTCCACCTCCGGCGCCGCCGAGCGCCAGGGCATCGTGCACCGCCTCGACGTCGGCACCTCGGGCCTCATGGTCGTCGCCAAGTCCGAGCGCGCCTACACCTCGCTCAAGCAGCAGTTCCGCGAGCGCGTGGTCGACAAGCGCTACCACGCCCTGGTCCAGGGCCACCCGGACCCGATGAGCGGCACCATCGACGCCCCGATCGGGCGCCACCCCAACCACGACTACAAGTGGGCCGTGACCGCCGAGGGCAAGGCGTCCGTCACGCACTACGACCTGATCGAGGCCTTCCGCGCCGCCTCCCTGCTCGACATCAAGCTGGAGACGGGGCGCACCCACCAGATCCGGGTGCACATGTCGGCCCACCGCCACCCCTGCGTCGGCGACCTCACCTACGGCGCCGACCCGACGATCGCCAAGCGCCTCAAGCTGACCCGCCAGTGGCTGCACGCGGTGCGGCTCGGCTTCGAGCACCCCTCGGACGGCCAGTGGGTCGAATTCGAGAGCGTCTACCCGGCGGACCTCCAGTACGCCCTGGACGCGATCCGCGCCGAGAGCGAATGA